The proteins below come from a single Methanothrix thermoacetophila PT genomic window:
- a CDS encoding ribose-phosphate diphosphokinase: MIIGGPSSQLLAGRVASILGERVALCEYRTFPDGEAYTQLQSEIDDDVVVIQSTPSDRDIVYLLQLLDIVRERNITLVIPYFGYARQDKIFKPGEPLTARAIASALNPFLNDNSRVFTVNIHAPSVLTHFMCRAESLDATPHLAEEIRRLDLRDPVVISPDKGAMAMASRASEILGCDFDHLEKTRHSGTEVSIAPKEIDVRGRDVVIMDDMIATGGTMATAISMLRRQGARSVHLAAVHPVLTGNALLKLYHAGVDRVTATDTLDRGVSTVSVAPLIAGSI, encoded by the coding sequence ATGATCATAGGAGGTCCATCGTCGCAGCTGCTCGCCGGGCGGGTCGCCTCGATCCTCGGGGAAAGGGTGGCGCTCTGCGAGTACAGAACGTTCCCGGACGGGGAGGCATACACACAGCTCCAGTCCGAGATCGATGATGATGTTGTCGTGATACAGAGCACCCCGTCAGACAGGGATATCGTTTACCTTCTTCAGCTCCTCGATATAGTCAGGGAAAGGAACATCACCCTGGTCATCCCCTACTTCGGATACGCCAGGCAGGACAAGATATTCAAACCGGGGGAGCCGCTGACCGCGAGGGCGATAGCCAGCGCCCTGAACCCGTTCCTGAATGACAACTCCAGGGTCTTCACGGTGAACATCCATGCTCCATCTGTGCTCACTCACTTCATGTGCAGAGCAGAGAGTCTGGATGCGACTCCTCATCTCGCAGAGGAGATCCGCAGGCTCGATCTGCGGGATCCTGTTGTTATATCACCGGACAAGGGCGCGATGGCGATGGCATCCAGGGCATCTGAGATACTTGGATGCGACTTCGATCATCTGGAGAAGACCAGGCATAGTGGCACAGAAGTATCTATAGCACCAAAGGAGATCGATGTCAGGGGAAGGGATGTCGTGATCATGGACGATATGATAGCGACAGGTGGCACGATGGCCACAGCGATATCGATGCTCCGGAGGCAGGGCGCCCGGAGCGTTCATCTGGCAGCTGTACATCCGGTGCTTACGGGAAACGCTCTCTTAAAGCTGTATCATGCTGGCGTTGATAGGGTCACAGCCACAGACACCCTCGACCGCGGGGTGAGCACGGTCTCTGTAGCGCCCCTTATCGCCGGATCGATATGA
- a CDS encoding cation diffusion facilitator family transporter yields the protein MAEMKSRAEVKGRAARLSVIACSCLVVLKLAVGMMIGSVSIISEAAHSAVDLVAATMAFLSVRIAGRPADDDHPFGHGKIENISGTVEALLIFLAAYWILSEAWSKIWNPAEIETLWLGAGVMLISAVVNTLVSRRLFSVGRETESVALQADAWHLRTDVYTSLGVMLSLAAIWIGDRISLDLRILDPLAAIFVSILILKAAIHLTIDSARDLLDSSLPDDEKTLIMEKIISMKPDVRGFHAFRTRRSGSYRFAEFHILVDSDMTVEESHQLTDILKKAIREHYPCSFVTIHVEPCRLCCDPGCVKGCILSEEERRAIEASPGQSHQHEVTEHSTDHSSNPQKRQQEDGPHHDAQAC from the coding sequence ATGGCTGAAATGAAGAGCAGGGCAGAGGTAAAGGGGAGGGCGGCAAGGCTCTCCGTGATCGCCTGCTCGTGTCTGGTGGTTCTAAAGCTAGCTGTGGGGATGATGATCGGCTCTGTCTCGATCATCTCAGAGGCTGCTCATTCCGCAGTGGATCTCGTAGCAGCAACCATGGCGTTTCTCTCCGTCAGGATCGCCGGCAGGCCTGCGGATGACGATCATCCATTCGGCCACGGGAAGATCGAGAACATCTCAGGAACTGTGGAGGCGCTGCTGATATTCCTCGCCGCCTACTGGATTCTCTCTGAGGCATGGTCAAAGATCTGGAATCCCGCGGAGATCGAGACTCTGTGGCTTGGCGCTGGGGTCATGCTCATATCTGCGGTTGTGAACACGCTCGTCTCCCGGAGGCTTTTCTCTGTAGGGCGTGAAACAGAGTCTGTTGCCCTCCAGGCAGACGCATGGCATCTACGGACAGATGTATACACATCACTTGGTGTGATGCTGAGCCTTGCAGCGATCTGGATCGGCGACAGGATATCACTGGACCTGAGAATCCTGGATCCACTTGCCGCGATCTTCGTATCCATTCTGATCCTGAAGGCTGCGATCCATCTCACAATCGACTCTGCGCGCGATCTCCTCGACTCAAGCCTGCCGGATGACGAGAAGACCCTCATAATGGAGAAGATAATCTCAATGAAGCCGGATGTCCGCGGGTTCCACGCATTCAGAACCAGGCGGTCCGGATCGTATAGGTTTGCCGAGTTCCACATCCTGGTGGACTCGGATATGACCGTTGAGGAATCGCATCAGCTCACAGATATACTTAAAAAGGCCATACGTGAGCATTACCCGTGTTCGTTTGTCACGATACATGTGGAGCCGTGCAGGCTCTGCTGCGATCCGGGATGTGTTAAGGGATGCATCCTGAGCGAGGAGGAACGGAGGGCAATTGAGGCATCTCCTGGCCAGAGCCATCAGCACGAAGTGACCGAACACAGCACAGATCATTCATCCAATCCACAGAAGCGCCAGCAGGAAGACGGCCCGCACCATGACGCTCAGGCCTGTTGA
- a CDS encoding nucleoside recognition protein, protein MLDLLLRALETTIPVLVTVFLGLFLAGMLMELGVLDRLSVLSKPLVSMANLPSISASSFLVSLGSAVAANSMIAEFKMRGAIDDRETVLCAMMNSIPVYIREIFTYQIPVVVPLLGPVVGLFYAGVFIITAIVKVLMVIILGRLILRGRNGAEISWEAPRRNINSLDATLKILRTQIRPFARISITYMAMTLLVLSLNDHGFFDKLSVLPIAQTFGISPEALVPLTTYVASPLIGLSMLSPMIQSGSLTEIQAATVLMLGSMFMLPIFAMKSMVPNYTAIFGPRVGLMIVAISTGLSVMVRAVFLLALLWIG, encoded by the coding sequence ATGCTCGACCTACTGCTCAGAGCTCTGGAGACCACGATACCTGTGCTGGTGACGGTATTCCTCGGGCTGTTTCTAGCGGGCATGCTCATGGAGCTCGGTGTTCTCGATCGCCTCTCGGTCCTGTCAAAACCGCTCGTATCCATGGCGAACCTGCCATCGATATCTGCATCATCGTTCCTCGTCTCCCTCGGTTCAGCGGTTGCAGCAAACTCAATGATAGCTGAGTTCAAGATGCGTGGCGCCATCGATGACCGCGAGACCGTGCTCTGTGCTATGATGAACAGCATACCTGTGTACATCAGAGAAATCTTCACGTACCAGATACCGGTGGTTGTTCCACTTCTGGGACCGGTGGTCGGCCTGTTCTATGCGGGCGTTTTCATAATCACAGCCATTGTAAAGGTTCTCATGGTGATAATCCTCGGCAGGCTGATTCTCAGAGGAAGGAATGGTGCAGAGATCTCCTGGGAGGCACCCCGAAGAAACATAAACTCTCTTGATGCCACGCTTAAGATCCTGCGCACACAGATAAGACCGTTCGCCAGAATATCCATCACATACATGGCGATGACACTGCTGGTCCTCTCGCTGAACGATCACGGCTTCTTCGACAAACTGAGCGTTCTCCCGATCGCTCAGACATTCGGCATCTCCCCTGAGGCGTTAGTGCCCCTCACGACATACGTCGCGAGCCCGCTCATCGGGCTATCCATGCTCAGCCCGATGATCCAGAGCGGATCTTTAACGGAGATACAGGCAGCGACCGTGCTCATGCTGGGAAGCATGTTCATGCTCCCGATATTCGCCATGAAGAGCATGGTGCCGAACTACACCGCCATATTCGGCCCGCGGGTCGGTCTTATGATAGTCGCGATATCAACAGGCCTGAGCGTCATGGTGCGGGCCGTCTTCCTGCTGGCGCTTCTGTGGATTGGATGA